The sequence CGGGCGACCGCGTCCCGCAGCCTCCGCACCTCGGCGGACAGATGCTCCTCCCGTTCGGCCCCCGCCGCCACGCGCGCGGCGAGTGCTCGAGCCTCATCGTGGAGCCGGGCCGTCTCCTCGCCGAGCCGGCGCGAGGTCTCCTCGAGGGCCGCGCCCACCCGCCTCAGTTCGTCGTCCAGTTCCGCCGCCCGCCGGACCGCGGCCTCTCTCTCTCTCGCCACGGGCTCGATCTCCGCAACCCGCTTCAGCAGCGAATCCCGCTCCGCCCAGAGCCGCCGGACGTGCTCGTGCGCCTCGAGCAACTCCCTCTCGTGCCGGAACCCGGCCGAGGTCAACTCCTGCGCCAGCCGCAGGAGTTTCTGGTTCTCCTCCCACAGCATGGCTTCCACTTCGCCGGCCGCCGATTCCCGTCGCTCCTCGGCCTTTCCACCAAGGCCCGCGCCAACCTCCAGGGCCTCCGCCTGGCGGGCCGGGTCCAAGAACTCGACCTGCCCCTCGGCGATCAGTTCGAGGAACAGCAGCCGCTCCCGCGTCCCGGAGTGCTTCGGCCCGGCGACGGCGGAATCGCTGTAGTGGTGCGATGGGCCCTGGAAAAAATCGAACCCGTGGAGCACGACCTTCCATCCGGCGCGAATGTACGTCATCGCCGCGAGGAGCCCGGACGAGGGGTGCTCGTACCCCAGTCGCGCGATCGTCGCCTCCACGTCGTCCCACTTCAGACGCCGTGCGTGCGGGTAGCGGGCCACCATCTCCTGCCAGTTGTCGACCGGCGGACGGGCCACGCACAGCACGCGCGGGTACTCACTCCTCGCCTGCTCCGCAAACAGCGTCCAGGTGATCCACTCGTCTGTCCGGGAGCCCACCTGCTCCTCGTGCCCGTCGATCCGGAACTCGTTGAACCGCGCCACCACGCCGTCAAAGGCGTCGACCGCAGCGCCCAGGTCACCCTGGAGAGCGCTGGGCCCGTTGCCGATCAGCAGGACACGGTCGCTCAAACCCGGTCTCCGACGCGGCCGACGGCGCCCGAAGACACAGTCGACCCGTTCCTCTCCCCCGCCGCCCCGCGACCACGGTGAAGCCGCACCTTCACGCCCGGGTACCGCTGCCCCGGCGCGTGCAAGCAACAAGTATACGCCTACGCCCCCCTAACCCCGGGCGACAAACTCCGACACCAGCCGCACGCCCCACCCCGTCGGTCCCTTCACGAACGGCCCCGAATCCCCCTCCACCGCGTGCACCCCGGCGATATCGATGTGGGCCCACGGCACGCCTTCGCTCACGAAGTAACTCAGGAACGCCGCCCCCTGGATCGGGTGCGCCTTCCGGTTGGGGTTGCTGTTCACCACGTCCGCGACCGGGCTCTTCATCATGTCCCGGTACTCCTTGTCCATTGGCAGCCGCCACCACCGCTCGCCGCTGGTCTCCATCGCGTCCTCCAGCCGGCGCCGGAGCTTGTCGTCCTCGCAGAACATCCCCGCGAACGTGCTCCCCAGCGCCACCACCACCCCGCCCGTCAGCGTCGCGAGGTCCACGATGCACGAGGGGTCCTCGTTCTCGCACGCCCAGCACAGGGCGTCGGCAAGCACCAGCCGGCCCTCGGCGTCGGTGTTCGTCACCTCCACCGTCACGCCGTTCCGGTACCGGATGATGTCGTCGGGCCGGTACGCCTCGTCGCTGATCGAGTTCTCCGCCACGCTCAGCAGCGCCACCACGCGCGTCCGTGGCTTCACGACGGTCGCGATCGCGTGCATCGCGCCCAGCACCGCGCACCCGCCGTCCTTGTCCCGCTTCATCCCCACCATCGAGTTGTTGATCTTGAGCGACAGCCCGCCGGTGTCGTAGGTCATCGTCTTGCCCACCAGCACCACCGACTTGCCGCCGCGGGACGATCCCCTCGCCGGCTTGTACTCCAGGCGGATCATGCAGGGCTTGTTCTCGCTCGCCTTGCCGACGTTGATCAGCCCCGTCAGCCGCTCCTTCTCCAGTTCCTTGCCCTCGATCACGCGGCAGGACATGCCCGTCGCCTTCGCGATCTGCTTCGCCTTCGCCGCGATGAATCGCGGGGTCGCGATGTTCGGCGGCGTCTCGCTGAGCGTCCGCGCGATGTTCACGCTGCGCGCCAGCGCCAGCCCCTGCTCCATCCCGCTGGAGAACGCGGCGCTGGGCGACGACAGCACCACCGCCACGCGATCGGGCCCCTTCCCGCCGTTGCTTCCGGTGCCCTTGAACTCATCGCACACCCAGCCGAGCAGGCCCATCCCCTCGCCGAAGCACCGACCGGCCGCCCCAAGGTCCGCACGCACCGCCTTGAGCGGCCCGCTCAGATCCACCCGCACCTTCCCCTCCTTCACCGCCGCCAGCCGGCGCCCCACCGCCGCCGCCGCCGCACGGAGGTCCCCTACTTTGAACGAGTCCCTGCTCCCCAGCCCGACGATGATCACCCTCGCCGTCCCCCCCCGCGCCTTGGCCGGAAACGCCTCGGCGATCCGCCCGAGGTCCCCGGTGCACTCGCCCCGCCTTGCCGCCGCCGCGATCGACGCATCGGTATCCAGGTCCCGCGTCTGCTTGTCCAACTCCGCTTTCTGGAACACCCCCACCACCAGCACCTCGGCGGACCCGCGATCGGCAACCTTGATCGACTGAAACATGCAGACTCTCCTTGCGGCCTTTTCGCGCGGTACTCACACCCCACGCGGCCGCAGAGTCTATTCCCCGGCATGTTCCAGGATGCACCCCTCCACCCTCTACTGATCATCCGCTACGCCGCAGCGCGCGGCCGGCACACGGCCTCCTGCGCCAACCACCGCATCACGTCACGGTCCGTCACGATCCCCGACAATCGACCCTGGCGGTCCATCACCGGAAGGCAGGAGATCGCCATCGAGAGCATCGTCGCCGCGCCCTCGGCGATCGGCGTGTCCACCGTCGCCGAGGCGACCTTGCGCGTCATGATCTGGTGCGCCCGCTTGGAGAGACAGGCCACGTCGCGCTGCTGCTCCGCCAGTTGACCCACGAACGGGCTCAGGTGCTTCAGCACGTCACGGTCCGACACGATGCCCACCACCCGCTTCTCGTGCACCACCACCAGGTGGTGGAATCCGTGCTCCAGGAGCAGGCCGCGGATCGACTCGAGCCGCTCATCCATCCCGATCGTCACCACCTCGCGGGTCATGATCGTCTCGAGTGTCATGGTTCGCCCTTTCTCATTTGGCAAGGCCCGCCTGCCCCATCTTGGATTCTGCAATTCAGTCGCACCCTCCCCGCCCGACCCGCGCCCGCCCGAGTCCGCGCCCCCGCGCATCCACTATGGGTTACCCTTCCTGACATGCGGCACCCAAACTCGCCAGACCCTTCCGCCGACCCTCTGGCCTTCCCGATGGCCTCCCTCGCCGCCCCTTGGCGGCTGGAGTACATCGAGTCGCTGGATTCGGACCCTTCACCAAGCACGGCGCCCCCCCCGCCCGGCACCCCGCCGACCCCGCCAACCAGCGGTTCGTTCCTCCGCGACTACTGGCTCTCGCCGACGATGGATCGGGCCAATCACGTTCTCGCCCGGATCCGCTATAGCCCCGACACCTCGCCGCCCGATGGCGATGCGGACCCCGACCGCCTCGCCGGCATGATCCTGCTGAACGCCTACCCCTACGCCAACGGCCACCTGCTCGTCGCGCTCGCCCAGCCCCGCCCCACCCTGCTGGACTACGACGCCGACCAGCGCGCGGCCCTCTGGCGGCTGACCGATTTCGCAGCGCTGCTGATGCAGTCCGCGCTGGAGCCGCAGGGCATCAACATCGGCGTGAACCAGGGTCGGGCCGCGGGCGCCGGAGTCCCGTCGCACCTGCACGTTCATCTGGTTCCCCGGTGGAGCGGCGATGTGAACTTCATGTCTGTCACCGCCCGGATCCGCGTAATTCCCTCATCGCTCGACGCGATGGATGCGCGGTACCGCGCCGCGCTGGCACGCCTCCGCGCCGCCGGGCAGGCCTAGCGCCCTACGCCGCGCGGGCCGACCCGAGCCTCAGCCCGAGCCGCCACCCCTGTCCCTCGCGCCGCCGCCGCACCACCACGGCATCGCCCCACGCGCCGGCCTCCGTACGGTCCCGCAGCGTCAGCCTCGCGCCGATCGTGATGCCCCGCGGCGAGGTCACACCCAACCCGCCGTCGCTCACATCGACCAGGTCCAGCGAGACCAGCCCCATCCGCCCCCGTCCATCCCGCCAGGTCGCTAGAAGGCCGCCGGTCGCCGGCATCCGCACCGCCCGGCGACGGTCCAGTTTCATGGAACCCTCCCAGGGACCCGCGATCGATGCCGACGACTGCATCGCTCGCGCGAACCCAACCATCCGACGGGCCTGAGACGTCTGCATCTGTGTCATCGCGAAGCCTCCGCGCCGCCCCGTCCCAGAACCACGAATCGGCGGCTTATCGGCCTCGCTTAAGCGCCCTCGCGATGGAGTCGAGTTTCTTCGCGCGGCCCCACCCCGATGCGGGTGGTTCGCTAGTACCCCTCCCCCATCTCCGCCCCGAGCCGCAAAACCAGCTCCAGCGCCTGCTCGTAGTTCAGGCGCGGATCGCAGGCGGTCTCGTACCGTCTCGCGAGGTCCGCCTCGGTCACTCCCCCCGCACCGCCGGTGCACTCGGTCACATCCTCGCCGGTGACCTCGATGTGCAGCCCCCCCAGGCGAGACCCGACGGATCGGTGAGTTTCCAGAGCCGCGAGCACCTCGGACTCCACGTCCTCGTACCGCCGCGTCTTCACCCGGCCGGCTCCTCGTGGAACCACCGTCGTGTTCCCGTGCATCGGATCGCACACCCAGAGCACCCGCCGCCCGGCATCAGCCACCGCCTTCACCAGCCCCGGAAGAACGCCGCGGACCGCGGACGCCCCTAATCGGGTGATGACCACCGCCTTGCCCCACTCATTCTCCGGATTGATGGCATCCAGCAGTTCGACCAGCCCGGCGCCGGTCATCCCGGGCCCAACCTTCACGCCCACCGGGTTCCGCACCCCGCGGAAGAACTCCACATGCGGCCCGTCCAGTCCGCGCGTTCGTTCCCCGATCCAGGGGAGGTGTGCCGAGAGGTCATAGTGGCCCTCGCGGCTGGGCACCTGCCTCGTCAGCGCCCCCTCATAGAGAAGGTTCAGCCCCTCGTGGCTCGTGAACATCTCCGACCGGGTCAGCTCCCATGCCCCGCTTCCTCCCCCCGTCGCGGCCCCAACCCCATTTGTCCCGCGCCCACCGGCGCGAGCAACCACGGTCACACGCCCCCCATCTCGTAGCCGGCCCAGCAGCCGCGCAACGACCCGCTGGTACTCGCCCAGCACGCTCTCGGGGAGCCCCGCCCGGTGCATCACGCCCAGATCCCAGTACTCCGGATGGTTGATATCCGCGAACCCCCCCATCAGCAGGCTTCGCACGAAGTTCAGCGTCGCCGCGGCCTGCTGGTACCCCTCAACAAGCCGCCACGGGTCCGGCCGACGGGCCTCTGGCGTGAAGGCCTCACCGTTGACCAGGTCCCCGTAGTACGCGGGTAGGGTGACCGGCTCACCCTCGATCGTCCGTGTCTCGGTCGCGCTCGTCCGCGGCTTGGCGTACTGGCCGGCAAGGCGGCCGACCCGGACCACCGGCCGACCGGTTGATCCGATCACCACCAGCGAAACCTGCAGGAGCACCTTCAGCGTCGCCGCGATGGCCTCTGGCCTGCAGTCCGCGAACCGCTCGGCGCAGTCCCCCCCCTGAACAAGGAACCGTTCCCCGCGCTGCGCGGAGGCAATCAGTTCTCGCAGCCGCTCGATCTCCCACGAAGTCACGAGCGGAGGGAGCGAGGTCAGCCGCTCGACCGCGGCCGCCGCGCCGCGTTCATCGGTGTAGGCGATGAGGTGGCCCGATGGTCGTCCGGTCCACGAGAACGGCGTCCAATCCTGGGTCGCGAGGGTCGTCACGCTTGAATCCTAGAGGTCCCGCGCCCCGCCGCGCAACCCCTGCGCCAAAGGGGGACCCGGACACAACTTTCCCACGAGCGAAGGGTTTTGATCAACTCGCGGGCCCCCCAGGCCGATGGTCAGCGCAGACGGGCGTTATCTCCCCCGGCCCATGCGGGCCCGCGCCCGGCCCCGGCCTCGCTTCGACGCGGGCGAACCACACGGCCACACGGGGCGCGGATCCTTCTCTCACACCCGCGATAGACAAGGAAGTGAAGTATGGCTTGGACCAGCAACCGCAAGACGGCGCGTCGGACGACCAAGAAGGCCAGCTCCGCCCGCAAGCACAAGGGCGCGCGCAAGAGCAAGGCTGCCCGCCGCACCACCAAGGCCCGCAAGTCGACGAAGGCCAAGGCCCGCCGCACGACCAAGTCGCGCTGGAGCACCAAGGCCCGCGCCACCCGCCGCACGGCGAAGAAGTCGGCCCGCAAGACCAGCGCCCGGCGCTCGTCCTCCAAGGCCCGCAAGGCCTCCCCGGCGAAGACCTTCCGCTTCTCGGCCTGGCGCGGCAACACCGCCCGCCGCCGCGCGGCCTGAGTCGCGACGGTTCCTTCCGAGACGACAACGACAACACGCAGCGGCGAGCCGGCGCAGGGACGCGCCGGCTCGTCCTGCTTTTGGGTCGGCCGCGCTCCTTCACGCTGCATCCGATAACACGCGGCCGCTCGGGGCGCACGCCCCCTGCCGCCCGCACCCGCCGCACCGCCCGCGCAGGACCACCCCCCGGCCGCGGATCCCGCTCACCCGGTGGCGGTGCCCCCGGACGAAAGGCACATCAGAGATACGAATGGCAGGGCGATGCTCATGACGCTCTGGCCCTCGGCGGGGTTTCCCGCAACGGACGTCCCGGATCGGCTGCCTCCCCGATTCGGGACGTTTTTCTTTGGCCGCGCGGCCCGCGGCCCCGGGCGTAAACTGGCCCGATGAGCCCCGCTCCCACCACCGCCCCCGGCCCCCGGCACGTCGCCATCTACCCGGGGTCGTTCGATCCGATCACCTACGGCCACCTCGACGTCATCCGTCGCGGCCGGCGGCTGTTCGATCGCGTGGTCGTCGGCGTCGGCCGCCACCCGGGCAAGGACCCGCTCTTCTCCCTCGACGAGCGGGTCGAGATGGCCCGCGAACTCATCGCCCAACTCGAGAAGGAAGAACCCGGACAGGCCGCCGTCGAGGTCGAAGCATACTTCGGCCTCACCGTCGACTTTGCCCGCAAGGTCGCCGCGGCCAACGGTTCGACGATGACCGGCATCGTCCTGCTGCGCGGCATCCGCAACCTCTCCGATCTCCAGAGCGAGGTCCAGCAGGCTCTGACCAACCGCCAGGTCGCGGGGCTGGAGACCGCGTTCGTCGTCGCCGGCCAGGACTTCGCGTACACCAGCTCCAGCCTGATCAAGCAGGTGACGGCGCTTGGCGAGGACACCGAACTGGCCGGCCTCAAGACCATGGTCCCCACAATGGTGATCGACCGCCTGAGGGAGAAGAAGATCGCCCGCGCCGCCGTGCTCGAACGGCTGCGCCACGCCGGCGGCGAGGAATGAGCGGCGCCATGGACTTCCGCGTCATCAGCATCGGCACGCTGCCCGCCCACCCCCTGTGGGGTGAGCGAGCCGGCGCCTCGGTCCGAACGGGCCACGCGACCACCACGCTCATCCGCGCCGGCAAGCGGGTGATCCTCGTCGACCCCGGCCTCCCCGAGCAGCACCTCGCCGCGAGGCTCGGTGAGCGCGCGGGCCTCTCCCCAAAGGACGTCACGCACGTCTTCCTGACCTGCTTCAAGCCCGATGCACGCCGGGCACTCGGCGGCGACCTCGGGCTCCTCGATCACGCTACGTGGTGGGTCAGCGAATTGGAGCGAGAGAGCGTCGGCGTCCCGATGGTCCGCCGGCTGCAGGAGGCCGTCCAGAACGACGACCCGGAGATGACCGAAATCCTCCAGCGGGACGTCGCCATCCTCAAGCGGTGCGAGGCCGCCCCCGACCGCCTCGCCGACGGCGTCGACCTGTTCCCCCTCCCGGGCCACACCCCCGGCATGTGCGGGGTGCTGCTCGGCGTTCCCGGGGGCCCGCGCACCGGCCCAAAGGGCCCCGGCGGGGGCACCCTCCTGGTGTGCGGGGACGCCGTCCCCACCCAGGAGCACCTCGAACGCGGGATGGTCCTCCATGGGTCGCTCGACGTCGACCGGGCCCAGGAGAGTTTCCGCGAGGCGATCGAGATCGCCGATCTGCTCATCCCCGGACGCGACAACCTGCTTATCAACCCCGTTCGCCGGGGCTTCTAGGCCCGCCTGACCCCTTTCCCCCCACGGCGGATGTCCCCCGGCGCCTCCCTCGCACCAATACCAGGTTGAGGTGATCAGTTGCCGGACTCCGCCCCCCCGTCTTCGCCCAACCCCCCGCCCTCGGGACGCGAGGTCTTCGAGATCCTCGCCCGGGAGCACGCCGACATGCTCGCGGCGTACCTGCGCACGCTTGTCTACGCGCCCGATGTCATCGACGACCTGTTCCAGGAGACCATGCTGGTCGCCTGGCGCCGGCTCCAGGACTTCGACAAGTCCCGCCCCTTCGGCCCCTGGCTCCGCGGCATCGCCGCCAACCTCGTCCTCGAGCACCGCCGCCGGTCCGCACGCGGCGTGATGTGCTGCGACCCCGAGGTCCTCGAGGCCATCGACCGCCGGTTCACCGACCTCTCCCGCTTCGCCGGGGACAGTTTCCGGGACCGCGCCGGGCGGCTCCGCCACTGCCTCGCCCGCCTTCCCGACAAGCTCCGCGAGGTGGTCGAACTCGCGTACGCCCGCGGCCTGCTCCTCAAGCAAATCGCCGAGTCCCTGAGCGCCAGCGAGGAGGCCGTCAAGAAGCGGGTCCAGCGGGCCCGTGAATCCCTCGTGCTGTGCCTGAGCACCACCGGAGGTGACGCATGACCACCCCACGCGAACCCGACGCCGTCGACTCGCCCGGTGCGGATCCGAACCTCGCTCCGCCCGACACCTCGCCCCCAACCCCCGAGCACGCGGCGGGCGACCAGTTCGTCCACGGCCTCCTCTCGTTCCTCCACATGGACTCGCGCGCCCGGCAGGATCGCCGCATGGCCCGCGTGCTGAGCGCGATCGATTCCGAGTCGGCGGTCGCCGGCCGGATCGGCCCAGCGCGCCGCCGCTTCAACTGGCGGACCGCTTCCGGAATCATCGCCGCGGCCCTGGTCCTGACCGGCGTGCTCGCGATCCTCGTCCCCACGGAGCAATCCGCCACCGCCACAGTGCAGACGTCCCTTGCCGCCCTCGATTCCGGCGGCGACCGCCGTTACGAGGTCCGTGTCCTGGCCGGACGGGACACCGAGTTCCCCAAGAACCCCATGGCCACCGTGGACGTCCGCGACCGAAGCCACGTCCTGGTCAAGGCCATCACACCCCGGGGCCACCAGATCACCCTCGGGCGAGACGACGAGGGCCGTTGGATGATCACCCCTGAAGGGGACGTCAACCGCTTCCCGCCCCGTCAAGCCTGGCCTCGCTGGCTCGACCTGGGTGAGAGCACCGTCCTCGTCGAGTCGATCGACAGCCGCCTCGAGACGATGACTCGCGACTACGACCTGAAGAAGTCGGCCCCCGAGCCGCTCCCGGGCGCAGCCGCCGGAGCCCCGACCTTCCAGCGCATTACGGCCCAGCGCACCGGCGGCCCAAGCCCCGAACCTGCTCGCATCGAACTCTGGATCGACGGCGGCTCGCGCCTTGTAAAGAGGATGGAACTCCATTGGCCCGAGGCCCAGTGGGGCCGCGATCGGCCCTTGGATGGCGGCGGACGCGAAGGCCCCGGCGGTGATCGCCCCTTCCCGCCGCGGGACCGCCGGTCCCACGATCCCGGGTTCGACGACGAGATGGACCTGCCTCCCGGTCCGCCGCCCCACGATGAACCGCCCCCGCTGCCCGAGGACGACGAACCGGATGCGGACCGGCCCCCTCTGCCCGATGGACACACCCCACCCGCCGGTCGGCCCGGACCCGATGACCGCCGCCCCCGACCGATGCGTCCCCGTCCCGGGCCCGACGGTCAGCCTCCCTTCGACGGCCCGCGCCGCCCGGGTCGCGACGGCGGCGCGATGCCCCCCCCGCAGGGACCCCGCGGCCCGCGCCCGCGGTTCCTCGACGGCCCGCCGGACTTCGCCGGCCCTCGCCAGCCCCCCCCGCCACGGGTGATGGTCTTCGAGCTCGTCGACGCCCCCGCCCTCCCGGACGGCTGGTTCTCCCCGGCTCAGCACGCGAAGTGACAGCAAAATCGACCGCCGCGCGCCCCGGATGTCCCCCGATGGTCCGCCAATGACAATCAGGTAACGACCGAGCCCCCCGGAATCCGCCGGGCCGCTCCACGGAGATTCGAGCAATGCACCCCAAGATCTGGTTCCTCGGCGCCCTGGGCTCACTGGGCCTTGCCGCAAGCCTGGCCCCGGCACAGACAGTTCCGCCGGTGCCCGTTCCCGCCGCGAATCCGATCACCGAGCCCAAGCGGATCCTCGGCAAGATCCTCTTCTGGGATGAGCAACTCTCCAGCGACAACACCGTGTCGTGCGCCACCTGCCACCAGTTCAACGTCGGCGGCGCCGACCCCCGCCGGGCCCGTAACCCCGGACTCGACGGCCTGGTCAACACACCCGACGACGTCTTCGGCTCGCCCGGGGTCGTCAAGAGCACCGCGGCGGGCGACTTCGACAAGGACGCCGTCTTCGCCCTGCTTCCCCAGATCACCGGCCGCGCCGCCAACTCGCCCATCAACGCGGGCTACTCGATCGACAGCTTCTGGGACGGCCGGGCCCGATCCCAGTTCATCGACCCGCAGACCGGGCAGGTCGCGATCCCCGCGGGCGGCGGGCTCGAGAGCCAGGTCGTCGCACCACCGGTCAACTCTGTCGAGATGGCGCACGCCGACCGCGACTGGAACGCGGTGGCCGCCAAGCTCGCCTCCTCGCGCCCGATGGCCCTGGCCACCGGTCTTCCGGCCGACGTCGATGCGGCGCTCCGCAGCCGTCCCACCTACGCCTCGCTCTTCGCCAAGGCGTTCGGCGACGGCGAGATCACCGCCCGCCGGATCGCCTTTGCCATCGCGACCTACGAGCGCACGCTCGTCTCCAACGACACGCCGTGGGACCGCTTCATCGCCGGCCAACCCAACGCCATGACCCCCGGGCAGATCCAGGGATGGCAGGCCTTCCAGGCGTCCAACTGCATCGTCTGCCACGCGGCCCCGATGTTCAGCGACCAGTCGTTCCGCAACATCGGCCTTCGCCCGATCATCGAGGACAACGGCCGCCAGGCGGTCACCGGCAACGCCGCCGACCGCGGCCGGTTCAAGGTCCCGTCCCTGCGCAACGCCGGCCTCCGCACCGGGTTCATGCACAACGGCCAGTTCACCAACATCGGCCAGGTGATCGGCTTCTACGCCCGCGCCCCAGGGGCGCCGCAGCAGTTCCCCGACAACCGCGATCCGATCATGCTCCAGGTCAACGTCCCGCCGCAGGTCGCTCCCGCGATGCAGGACTTCGTCACCAACGCGCTCACCGATGCCCGCGTCACCACCGGACAGTTCCCCTTCGACCGGGCCACGCTCTACACCCAGCGGCCCGCGGACCAGCCCATCAACCTCGGCGGCGGCACCTCCGGCCAGGGCGGCATCGTCCCCACGATGATCGCCAACGCGCCCCCGTTCATCGGCAACGCCGATTTCCGCCTGGGACTCGATCGCGCCCGCGGCGGCGCCACGGCCCGGATCGCCATGTCCTCGACCCCGCCCGTCGGCGGCGCGATCCCCCGCACCACCCTCTTCGGCCCCTTCCCGGTCTCGGGCGTGGGCGCCGGCAACGGCTTCGCCACGTTCCACTGGCCCATCGTCCCCGGCAGCGTCTCGCGGAACCAGACCGTCTACTTTCAGTGGATCGTCGACGACCCCAGCGGCGCCGGCGGAGAGGCGCTCTCGTCCGTCACCCAGGTGCGGTTCTTCTGCGGCAGCGTCGGCTGCCCGCCCGCCTGCCCCGCCGACTGGGACGGCAGCGGCTCGCTCACCACCGTCGACATCGCCGCGTTCGTAAACGACTGGACCTTCGGCATCGGCTCGGGCATCCCGCTGGGAGACTTCGATGGCAACGGCGTGCTCGAGCCCGGCGATATCGCCGCGTTCGTCCGCGCGTGGTTCGACGGACTCACCTCGGGCTGTTAGGCGCCATTCCGCCGCACCCGATCTGCAGTTCCGTCTGGACGCCTCCCCGCCCTCACCGGCGCGGAGGCGTTTTTCCTTGGCCGGACCGCGAATGATCACCGGGTCCAGATGGACCACGCATCCTCGAGAAGTTCCGGCGTGATCGCCCGCCCGCACTCGGGGCACTGGCGAGGCGGCGGCTCGGTCGGCAACTGGTCCATCGTCATCCCCGCCGAGAGGTCGTAGACGCAATACGGACACACCCGCCGCCGGCGGCTGAGCGCAAAGTCCAGTGCTCGGCGCCAACGGGCCTCCTGTACGAACCCAAGAGCGGCCAAGCCAATGGACAGCGCCGCCAGGATCGCGGTGGTCGCCGGATCACCGGGCACGTGGACAAACAACCGGGCAGCGATCACGAGAAAGAGGATCGAGGCGCCCGCCACGAGGGCAAGGACGGCGTCGCGTCGCGCCCTGCGCTTCAGGATGATGTCCTGCCTGCCCACGCGATCTGCCAGCTCCGGTGAATGCCGCACCCGCGCCATGCTGCAGGCGAAGATCCTACCGATCGGCCGCGGCGACCACATGGCCCGCAGCGGCATCCCGCCAATCGTCCACCCCCGGCGGGTACCATGCGACATGAAAGTGCTCCTGACCAACGACGACGGCCTGCTCGCCCCCGGCATTCATGCCCTGTACGAGACCCTTGTTGATTCCAAGTCCGAGTTCGGCTCGATGGTCGGCGGCGGCGGTCGCGACGACGGCGGCATCGTCTGCCCCATCGCCCCGCTCACCGTGCAATCCGCCACCAGCCACGGCGTCACCTTCAAGACCCCGCTGATGATCGACGAGGAGCGGCTAGGGTGGGGCGGCGACCCCGCCATGACCGGCATCACCGTCGAGGGCCGCCCCGCCGACTGCACCAAACTCGCCCTCACCGCGCTCTGGCCCGAACGGTTCGGCCCCGGCTCACGCCCCGACCTGGTCGTCAGCGGGATGAACATGGGCGCCAACGTCGGCATCAACGTCATCTACTCCGGCACCGTCGCCGCGGCGATCGAGGCCGCGTTCCTCGGGGTCCCGGCGATCGCCGTCAGCCTGCACATGGGACGCGGCACGCCGCGCTACGACGTCGCCGCGCGATACGCCCGCCGCACCATCGATGTCATCCTCGCCGGCGGACTCCCCCGGCCGCACGAGTGCCTGAGCATCAACATCC comes from Phycisphaeraceae bacterium and encodes:
- a CDS encoding sigma-70 family RNA polymerase sigma factor — protein: MPDSAPPSSPNPPPSGREVFEILAREHADMLAAYLRTLVYAPDVIDDLFQETMLVAWRRLQDFDKSRPFGPWLRGIAANLVLEHRRRSARGVMCCDPEVLEAIDRRFTDLSRFAGDSFRDRAGRLRHCLARLPDKLREVVELAYARGLLLKQIAESLSASEEAVKKRVQRARESLVLCLSTTGGDA
- the coaD gene encoding pantetheine-phosphate adenylyltransferase, whose translation is MSPAPTTAPGPRHVAIYPGSFDPITYGHLDVIRRGRRLFDRVVVGVGRHPGKDPLFSLDERVEMARELIAQLEKEEPGQAAVEVEAYFGLTVDFARKVAAANGSTMTGIVLLRGIRNLSDLQSEVQQALTNRQVAGLETAFVVAGQDFAYTSSSLIKQVTALGEDTELAGLKTMVPTMVIDRLREKKIARAAVLERLRHAGGEE
- a CDS encoding HIT domain-containing protein; the encoded protein is MRHPNSPDPSADPLAFPMASLAAPWRLEYIESLDSDPSPSTAPPPPGTPPTPPTSGSFLRDYWLSPTMDRANHVLARIRYSPDTSPPDGDADPDRLAGMILLNAYPYANGHLLVALAQPRPTLLDYDADQRAALWRLTDFAALLMQSALEPQGINIGVNQGRAAGAGVPSHLHVHLVPRWSGDVNFMSVTARIRVIPSSLDAMDARYRAALARLRAAGQA
- a CDS encoding MBL fold metallo-hydrolase produces the protein MDFRVISIGTLPAHPLWGERAGASVRTGHATTTLIRAGKRVILVDPGLPEQHLAARLGERAGLSPKDVTHVFLTCFKPDARRALGGDLGLLDHATWWVSELERESVGVPMVRRLQEAVQNDDPEMTEILQRDVAILKRCEAAPDRLADGVDLFPLPGHTPGMCGVLLGVPGGPRTGPKGPGGGTLLVCGDAVPTQEHLERGMVLHGSLDVDRAQESFREAIEIADLLIPGRDNLLINPVRRGF
- a CDS encoding leucyl aminopeptidase family protein, with the translated sequence MFQSIKVADRGSAEVLVVGVFQKAELDKQTRDLDTDASIAAAARRGECTGDLGRIAEAFPAKARGGTARVIIVGLGSRDSFKVGDLRAAAAAVGRRLAAVKEGKVRVDLSGPLKAVRADLGAAGRCFGEGMGLLGWVCDEFKGTGSNGGKGPDRVAVVLSSPSAAFSSGMEQGLALARSVNIARTLSETPPNIATPRFIAAKAKQIAKATGMSCRVIEGKELEKERLTGLINVGKASENKPCMIRLEYKPARGSSRGGKSVVLVGKTMTYDTGGLSLKINNSMVGMKRDKDGGCAVLGAMHAIATVVKPRTRVVALLSVAENSISDEAYRPDDIIRYRNGVTVEVTNTDAEGRLVLADALCWACENEDPSCIVDLATLTGGVVVALGSTFAGMFCEDDKLRRRLEDAMETSGERWWRLPMDKEYRDMMKSPVADVVNSNPNRKAHPIQGAAFLSYFVSEGVPWAHIDIAGVHAVEGDSGPFVKGPTGWGVRLVSEFVARG
- a CDS encoding PilZ domain-containing protein: MTQMQTSQARRMVGFARAMQSSASIAGPWEGSMKLDRRRAVRMPATGGLLATWRDGRGRMGLVSLDLVDVSDGGLGVTSPRGITIGARLTLRDRTEAGAWGDAVVVRRRREGQGWRLGLRLGSARAA
- a CDS encoding CBS domain-containing protein gives rise to the protein MTLETIMTREVVTIGMDERLESIRGLLLEHGFHHLVVVHEKRVVGIVSDRDVLKHLSPFVGQLAEQQRDVACLSKRAHQIMTRKVASATVDTPIAEGAATMLSMAISCLPVMDRQGRLSGIVTDRDVMRWLAQEAVCRPRAAA
- a CDS encoding 3-deoxy-7-phosphoheptulonate synthase; its protein translation is MTTLATQDWTPFSWTGRPSGHLIAYTDERGAAAAVERLTSLPPLVTSWEIERLRELIASAQRGERFLVQGGDCAERFADCRPEAIAATLKVLLQVSLVVIGSTGRPVVRVGRLAGQYAKPRTSATETRTIEGEPVTLPAYYGDLVNGEAFTPEARRPDPWRLVEGYQQAAATLNFVRSLLMGGFADINHPEYWDLGVMHRAGLPESVLGEYQRVVARLLGRLRDGGRVTVVARAGGRGTNGVGAATGGGSGAWELTRSEMFTSHEGLNLLYEGALTRQVPSREGHYDLSAHLPWIGERTRGLDGPHVEFFRGVRNPVGVKVGPGMTGAGLVELLDAINPENEWGKAVVITRLGASAVRGVLPGLVKAVADAGRRVLWVCDPMHGNTTVVPRGAGRVKTRRYEDVESEVLAALETHRSVGSRLGGLHIEVTGEDVTECTGGAGGVTEADLARRYETACDPRLNYEQALELVLRLGAEMGEGY